The genomic DNA GGATTGAAGATACAATTATGCTTACAGGGGATAATATAGGTACAGCAAAAGCAATCGGAAAAAAAATCGGCATTCGAAAATTAAAAGCTGATCTTCTCCCAGAAGAAAAGCTTTCAATCATTAAGAAGTTACGTAAAGAGCATCATTCAGTTGCGATGGTTGGAGATGGTGTAAATGATGCACCGGCATTAGCTGCAGCAAATGTTGGTATTGCCATGGGAGGAGCTGGAACAGATACCGCGTTGGAAACAGCTGATATTGCTTTAATGGGCGACGATCTAAAGAAATTACCTTTTATAGTAAAGCTAAGTCGTCAAGCACTTCGTATTATTAAACAAAACATTACCTTTTCATTAAGTATTAAATTACTCGCGCTTCTATTAGTTATACCTGGATGGTTAACGTTATGGATTGCCATTTTTGCCGATATGGGCGCGACATTGATCGTAACCTTAAATGGCTTAAGACTTTTAAATGTAAAAGAAGAAAAATATTAATAAAAAAGATGCTGTTGAGGAAGTCAGCGAAAGCTGACTTCCTCAGACTGTTGACAAACGAACTCATAAATGATGATAGCTCTATTCGCTTCCACCTCTTCAGCACACCTTGATTGGCACGCATTTTCTAACTCCTTTGGAAATCGATTCAATAATCAACTTTCTTTGACAGTATCTTTATATAATCGCCTTTTGAAAACGATTACATTTTCTGTTGTTAACTTCATTTTTATTTTTTTAAGCTAGTTTACCCTCTGCGGCTGGAAGCCTAATGATAAATGCAGTACAGTTTGGTTCTGAAATACAACTTAAGCTCCCTTTATGTTTTTCAATAATTTCGCGGCAAACAAATAATCCTAAACCTGTTCCAAGCTTTTTTGTTGTTACGAACGGTTCAAAAATGGTCGCTAATAAATGACTAGGAATCATCGGTCCATTATTAGCAATGGCGACTAATATTTTCTTTCCTTCAGTAAGTGTAGCTGTAATTTTAATTGTTGGATCGTTACAATTATGACTCAATACATCGATTGCATTAAAAATAATGTTTATAAAGACTTGTCTAAATTCATCGGCATAGCCAAACAAGTATAGGTTCTCTTCAATTTCTTTCATGACTTTTACCTTGCCATCTAATATGCTTGGATAAAGAAAAATTAACACTTCTTCAAGCATTTCATTTAGGGAAAATACTGTTTTTTCTTTACCGATTAGTTCTTTTTTGGAAAGAAGAAGAAACTGTGAAATACGAAAATTTAATTGATCAAGCTCATTTGAAATAATGTTTAAGTAATTCATATCAGGATGTTCGGCTCTGAGTAATTGAATAAATCCTTGTACAGATGTAAGCGGGTTGCGAAACTCATGAATAAAGCTTGAAGTCATTTGACCAAGGAGTGTTAACCGGTCTTTATGAGTCGAATCAATATAATTTGTCTTCTCTTCAATAATTTTTTTTTTTGCATCTGTATATTGAGTAACAGTATATATAAAAAATTGATCAAATAAGTAATTCATTCTCTTTAAAGCTGCTCTAATTTCAGCTAAGCTTAAATTAGAATCGTTTAAAAGCTCCAGTAATATTGATCTCGCAAGATTAACAGTAAAGGCACATTCTCCTACATTCATGTTTGTTGTCACATAATTTTCTGCAACGCGACGGGCTAGACTTTTAAGCTTTTTTTCAAGCTCATCGTTAGAGTAATAATAGCTTTCTAACAAAATATAATACATTTTCTTACCGTTTTCGATCACCGTTTTGCTAAATGGAGGATCATAGCGCACTAAAACTTTTTGTTCCCAACCGCTAATCAGTTCTTCTCCTTTTTCTTTTAAAAAATCAAATAGCTTTTCCTTCGTAGCAACTGTCATGTTTTTCCCTGGTTACGTAAAACATAAAACAAACAGAGGAAAGCTGAAGTATATGTGAAATATAATGAAA from Bacillus aquiflavi includes the following:
- a CDS encoding histidine kinase N-terminal domain-containing protein, whose amino-acid sequence is MTVATKEKLFDFLKEKGEELISGWEQKVLVRYDPPFSKTVIENGKKMYYILLESYYYSNDELEKKLKSLARRVAENYVTTNMNVGECAFTVNLARSILLELLNDSNLSLAEIRAALKRMNYLFDQFFIYTVTQYTDAKKKIIEEKTNYIDSTHKDRLTLLGQMTSSFIHEFRNPLTSVQGFIQLLRAEHPDMNYLNIISNELDQLNFRISQFLLLSKKELIGKEKTVFSLNEMLEEVLIFLYPSILDGKVKVMKEIEENLYLFGYADEFRQVFINIIFNAIDVLSHNCNDPTIKITATLTEGKKILVAIANNGPMIPSHLLATIFEPFVTTKKLGTGLGLFVCREIIEKHKGSLSCISEPNCTAFIIRLPAAEGKLA